Proteins encoded by one window of Acidipropionibacterium virtanenii:
- a CDS encoding PH domain-containing protein: protein MDALFDPPGGRWQPVSPRYITVKRLSVLLTWGIPTLIVAVGLGIIWTWWAALVAAIVGLAITMWRWLRMTKIVSAWGWCERGTDLCIRSGPMFRNLTIVPYGRMQSVEISSGPVDRHFGLASVQLVTASPLSDATIPGMPHADAVALRDRITAIAETSDAGL, encoded by the coding sequence ATGGACGCCCTCTTCGACCCGCCTGGGGGCCGGTGGCAGCCGGTCTCGCCGCGGTACATCACGGTGAAGAGGCTGTCAGTGCTGCTCACCTGGGGAATCCCCACGCTCATCGTCGCCGTGGGCCTGGGCATCATCTGGACGTGGTGGGCCGCGCTGGTGGCAGCCATCGTGGGTCTGGCGATCACCATGTGGCGCTGGCTGCGGATGACGAAGATCGTGTCGGCATGGGGCTGGTGCGAGCGCGGCACCGACCTGTGCATCCGATCGGGGCCGATGTTCCGTAACCTCACGATCGTCCCCTACGGGCGGATGCAGAGCGTCGAGATCAGCTCCGGGCCGGTCGACCGGCACTTCGGCCTGGCCTCGGTGCAGCTGGTCACCGCATCGCCCCTGTCGGACGCCACCATCCCGGGGATGCCGCATGCCGATGCCGTGGCCCTGCGTGACCGGATCACAGCCATCGCCGAGACATCGGACGCGGGCCTGTGA
- a CDS encoding MFS transporter: MSTQTSGGGSSTGLLERQGIARHLLWGFIAVILFQTGNGMELGFYSGFLQDRGITSGQVAAMTMAYGIVIAIASWFSGSLADAWGPRRVMMMGFGAWLIFELVFLWGGVTTGSYAVMVIGYALRGFGYPLFCYGFLAWVTMDTPEEHLGRGVGWFWFAQSLGMGALGAYIPSWFLIPAFGEMGTLWTSFIFVIIGGLLALFLVRRPKELQTAAETGSRPSAGETMSGLVKGITILGEHPKTAVGGVVRIINQAAFYGIPVFFAPWIVSTVGMDQGKWLTIWGTLNLANVFANLVFGYVGDAFGRVRTVAWFGGLGCGIAVFLMWWFPSMWGANFAAELIAGILFGIGLAAYVPLSAIMPLLAPERKGSAVAILNLGAGLSNFAGPALAPLAGPLGVGGLMIIYAALHIVGGGMTYALNPSKGDGNQPGAGTGTPEAAPAGPDSASS, encoded by the coding sequence ATGAGCACTCAGACGAGCGGAGGAGGCTCCTCGACGGGCCTCCTCGAACGACAAGGGATCGCCAGGCACCTGTTGTGGGGCTTCATCGCGGTGATCCTGTTCCAGACCGGCAACGGCATGGAGCTGGGCTTCTACTCAGGCTTCCTGCAGGATCGCGGCATCACCTCCGGCCAGGTGGCCGCCATGACGATGGCCTATGGCATCGTCATCGCCATCGCCTCCTGGTTCTCCGGATCGCTGGCCGACGCCTGGGGTCCCCGCCGGGTCATGATGATGGGCTTCGGAGCCTGGCTGATCTTCGAGCTGGTCTTCCTGTGGGGAGGTGTGACCACCGGCTCCTACGCCGTGATGGTGATCGGCTACGCACTGCGCGGCTTCGGATACCCATTGTTCTGCTACGGCTTCCTGGCCTGGGTCACGATGGACACCCCGGAGGAGCACCTGGGCCGGGGCGTCGGCTGGTTCTGGTTCGCCCAGTCCTTGGGCATGGGGGCGCTGGGCGCCTACATTCCCAGCTGGTTCCTCATCCCGGCCTTCGGCGAGATGGGCACCCTGTGGACGTCCTTCATCTTCGTCATCATCGGTGGGCTGCTGGCTCTGTTCCTGGTGCGTCGGCCCAAGGAGCTGCAGACGGCGGCCGAGACCGGCTCGAGGCCGTCGGCGGGCGAGACCATGAGCGGTCTCGTCAAGGGCATCACCATTCTCGGTGAGCATCCGAAGACCGCTGTCGGCGGCGTCGTCCGTATCATCAACCAGGCCGCCTTCTACGGCATCCCGGTCTTCTTCGCTCCGTGGATCGTCAGCACGGTGGGGATGGATCAGGGCAAGTGGCTGACCATCTGGGGCACGCTGAACCTGGCCAATGTGTTCGCCAACCTGGTCTTCGGCTACGTCGGCGACGCCTTCGGACGGGTCCGCACCGTCGCCTGGTTCGGCGGGCTGGGATGCGGCATCGCCGTCTTCCTCATGTGGTGGTTCCCGAGCATGTGGGGCGCCAACTTCGCCGCGGAGCTCATCGCCGGGATCCTCTTCGGCATCGGCCTTGCGGCCTACGTGCCGCTGTCGGCGATCATGCCGCTGCTCGCCCCGGAGCGTAAGGGCTCGGCGGTGGCCATCCTCAACCTCGGCGCCGGCCTGTCCAACTTCGCCGGCCCCGCACTGGCTCCGCTGGCCGGCCCGCTCGGCGTCGGCGGGCTGATGATCATCTATGCCGCGCTCCACATCGTCGGCGGCGGTATGACCTATGCGCTGAACCCGAGCAAGGGGGACGGGAACCAACCGGGTGCCGGAACCGGCACTCCGGAAGCGGCTCCGGCAGGTCCCGACTCCGCCTCCAGTTGA
- a CDS encoding DUF4342 domain-containing protein produces MWNDFGKSGSGPRRSNTEHFEVPANQLLSKVKSLVSQGNVRRIVIRRRDGRRLFSVPLSAGVAVGGVTVLAAPTIAAIGAIAALGTGVTVEVERREDH; encoded by the coding sequence ATGTGGAATGACTTCGGGAAGTCAGGCAGCGGACCCCGACGCTCCAACACCGAACACTTCGAAGTGCCCGCCAACCAGCTCCTGTCCAAGGTCAAGTCTCTGGTCAGTCAGGGCAATGTGCGCAGGATCGTCATCCGCCGCCGCGACGGGCGCCGGCTCTTCTCGGTGCCGTTGAGCGCCGGCGTGGCCGTGGGCGGGGTCACCGTGCTGGCCGCCCCCACCATCGCCGCCATCGGCGCGATCGCGGCCCTCGGCACCGGCGTCACCGTCGAGGTGGAGCGCAGAGAGGACCACTGA
- the argS gene encoding arginine--tRNA ligase, translated as MSSLPSQLAARIESVTGIDPELRPATKPQFGHFQSNVALRLAKSQGRPPRQIATDIVAKLKADDLVETPDIAGPGFINFRLRSDVLAGVASALVTDPHAGIVQAETPQRVVIDYSAPNVAKQMHVGHLRSTIIGDCFNRVLTAQGHTVIPQNHIGDWGTQFGMLVQYIVEHDVDVSALDLPAAEQLYKDSKRQFDADAEFADRARRRVVALQSGDEETLATWRALIAVSLAGFNATYARLGIKLTDDDLAGESTYNDDLPKVVDELKADGLAVEDAGALCVFVEGEDAPMIVQKKDGGFGYDATDLAAIRRRVGRLDADRIIYVTDVRQHHHFDMVFKVARLAGFLPDDVTAEHVGYGMVLGPDGHPFKTREGGTVSLNSLLDEAEEHAAPNIALAAIKYADLSNGLQKDYVFDAERMVQTTGDTGPYLQYAHARVSQILRKAAAQSDPGIDPQADLSGMDWGTVTVLDQPAEQQLALLLSRFGEVVETVAADLTPHKLCTYLYDLAGAYSSFYEQCPVLKSEGQVRASRLALCAATRRVIGTGLELLGIDAPDRM; from the coding sequence ATGTCGTCTCTGCCTTCTCAACTCGCAGCGCGGATCGAATCTGTCACCGGGATCGATCCGGAGCTGCGCCCGGCCACCAAGCCCCAGTTCGGCCACTTCCAGTCCAATGTGGCGCTGCGCCTGGCCAAATCGCAGGGACGTCCGCCGCGCCAGATCGCCACCGACATCGTGGCGAAGCTGAAGGCCGACGACCTGGTGGAGACCCCCGACATCGCCGGCCCCGGGTTCATCAACTTCCGGCTGCGTTCCGACGTGCTGGCCGGCGTCGCATCCGCCCTTGTCACCGATCCTCACGCCGGCATCGTCCAGGCGGAGACCCCGCAGCGGGTCGTCATCGACTACTCGGCCCCCAACGTCGCCAAGCAGATGCACGTCGGGCACCTGCGCTCCACCATCATCGGCGACTGCTTCAACAGGGTGCTCACCGCCCAGGGCCACACCGTGATCCCGCAGAACCACATCGGCGACTGGGGCACCCAGTTCGGCATGCTGGTGCAGTACATCGTCGAGCACGACGTCGACGTCTCCGCCCTGGATCTGCCCGCCGCCGAGCAGCTGTACAAGGACTCCAAGAGGCAGTTCGACGCCGACGCCGAGTTCGCCGACCGGGCCCGGCGCCGCGTGGTGGCCCTGCAGTCCGGCGACGAGGAGACCCTGGCCACCTGGCGGGCCCTCATCGCGGTCTCGCTGGCGGGGTTCAACGCCACCTACGCCCGGCTGGGCATCAAGCTTACCGATGATGATCTGGCGGGGGAGTCCACCTACAACGACGACCTTCCGAAGGTGGTCGACGAGCTGAAGGCCGACGGCCTGGCCGTGGAGGACGCCGGGGCGCTGTGCGTCTTCGTCGAGGGCGAGGACGCCCCGATGATCGTGCAGAAGAAGGACGGCGGCTTCGGCTACGACGCCACCGACCTGGCTGCGATCCGCCGCCGGGTCGGCCGGCTGGACGCCGACCGCATCATCTACGTCACCGATGTGCGCCAGCACCACCACTTCGACATGGTGTTCAAGGTGGCCCGGCTGGCCGGCTTCCTGCCCGACGACGTCACGGCCGAGCACGTCGGCTACGGCATGGTGTTGGGCCCCGACGGCCACCCCTTCAAGACCCGCGAGGGCGGCACCGTCTCGCTGAACAGTCTGCTGGACGAGGCCGAGGAGCATGCCGCGCCGAATATCGCGCTGGCGGCGATCAAGTACGCCGACCTGTCGAACGGGCTGCAGAAGGACTACGTCTTCGACGCCGAGCGGATGGTGCAGACCACCGGGGACACGGGGCCGTATCTGCAGTACGCGCACGCCCGCGTCTCCCAGATTCTGCGGAAGGCCGCCGCGCAGTCCGATCCCGGCATCGATCCGCAGGCCGATCTGTCGGGGATGGACTGGGGGACGGTCACGGTGTTGGATCAGCCGGCCGAGCAGCAGCTGGCCCTGCTGCTGTCGCGGTTCGGCGAGGTCGTCGAGACGGTGGCCGCCGACCTCACCCCGCACAAGCTGTGCACCTACCTCTACGATCTGGCAGGCGCCTACTCCAGCTTCTACGAGCAGTGCCCCGTGCTGAAATCCGAGGGACAGGTGAGGGCCTCCCGGTTGGCGCTGTGCGCGGCGACCCGTCGGGTCATCGGCACGGGGCTGGAGCTTCTGGGGATCGACGCCCCCGATCGGATGTGA
- a CDS encoding aldo/keto reductase, producing MAVPNITLNDGTTIPQLGFGTWQVPDDVAETSVATALAAGYRHIDTAAVYGNEDGVGRALAASGIPREELFVTTKLWNDKHAKGDARRAIETSLAKLGLDHVDLYLIHWPATKFPGLYVEAWDAMQEFKAEGLTRSIGVSNFNQEHLDALNGAVPAIDQIEMHPTFGQHSLRESLLAAGIRPEAWSPLGQSKDLEHPVIAGIAEELGKTPAQVIIRWHLQLGTVVIPKSVTPSRITSNFDVFDFELSDDQVAAISAVDTGTRLGGNPETE from the coding sequence ATGGCAGTCCCGAACATCACTCTCAATGACGGCACAACGATCCCCCAGCTCGGCTTCGGCACCTGGCAGGTGCCCGACGACGTCGCCGAGACCTCGGTCGCCACCGCACTGGCGGCCGGCTACCGGCACATCGACACTGCCGCCGTCTACGGCAATGAGGACGGCGTCGGACGCGCCCTGGCCGCCTCCGGCATCCCGCGCGAGGAGCTCTTCGTCACCACCAAGCTGTGGAACGACAAGCACGCGAAGGGGGATGCCCGAAGGGCCATCGAGACCAGCCTCGCCAAGCTGGGTCTGGACCACGTCGACCTGTACCTCATCCACTGGCCCGCCACGAAATTCCCGGGCCTCTACGTCGAGGCGTGGGACGCCATGCAGGAGTTCAAGGCCGAGGGCCTCACCCGCTCCATCGGCGTCTCCAACTTCAATCAGGAGCATCTGGACGCCCTCAACGGCGCCGTCCCGGCCATCGACCAGATCGAGATGCATCCGACCTTCGGGCAGCATTCTCTGCGTGAGTCGCTGCTGGCGGCCGGCATCCGCCCCGAGGCCTGGAGCCCGCTCGGCCAGTCGAAGGACCTCGAGCACCCGGTCATCGCCGGAATCGCCGAAGAGCTGGGCAAAACCCCGGCCCAGGTGATCATCCGCTGGCACCTGCAGCTCGGCACCGTCGTCATTCCGAAGTCGGTGACGCCGTCGCGGATCACCTCCAACTTCGACGTCTTCGACTTCGAGCTCTCCGACGATCAGGTGGCCGCCATCAGCGCCGTCGACACGGGGACCCGGCTGGGTGGTAATCCCGAGACCGAGTGA
- the ppgK gene encoding polyphosphate--glucose phosphotransferase, producing the protein MSNVLGIDIGGSGIKGAPVDLEVGEFAEPRLRIPTPTKSSPKHVATVLRKIVKNFAGTIGDGPVGVSFPAPSRHGVIPFIANLDQGWAGLNAEEYLSESLDRPVTVVNDADAAGLGEVHYGAAKGVSGVVILTTLGTGIGTAILNDGILLPNTELGHLEIDGYDAEKRAASSVKDKKHMSYKYWAQKRLQKYYDVVEMLFTPDLFVVGGGVSKDHEKFFKYLKLETPIVPATLFNRAGIIGAAFQADWRLSHPDTVTKEKTKKAAEKAIAEEKKSEKKSGK; encoded by the coding sequence ATGAGCAATGTGCTGGGCATCGATATCGGCGGCTCCGGAATCAAAGGCGCCCCCGTCGACCTTGAGGTGGGCGAGTTCGCGGAGCCGCGACTCCGGATCCCCACCCCGACCAAGTCCTCCCCGAAGCATGTGGCCACGGTGCTGCGCAAGATCGTGAAGAACTTCGCCGGCACCATCGGCGACGGTCCGGTGGGCGTCTCCTTCCCCGCCCCCTCCCGCCACGGCGTCATCCCCTTCATCGCCAATCTGGACCAGGGCTGGGCGGGGCTCAATGCCGAGGAGTATCTCTCGGAATCCCTCGACAGGCCGGTCACCGTGGTCAACGACGCCGACGCCGCCGGACTCGGCGAGGTGCACTACGGTGCGGCCAAGGGCGTGTCGGGGGTGGTCATCCTCACCACCCTGGGCACCGGCATCGGCACCGCGATCCTCAACGACGGCATCCTGCTGCCGAACACCGAGCTCGGGCACCTGGAGATCGACGGCTACGACGCCGAGAAGCGCGCGGCGTCCTCGGTCAAGGACAAGAAGCACATGTCCTACAAGTACTGGGCCCAGAAGCGGCTGCAGAAGTACTACGACGTCGTCGAGATGCTCTTCACCCCGGACCTGTTCGTGGTCGGAGGCGGGGTGAGCAAGGACCACGAGAAGTTCTTCAAGTACCTCAAGCTGGAGACCCCGATCGTCCCGGCCACCCTGTTCAACCGCGCCGGCATCATCGGCGCCGCCTTCCAGGCCGACTGGCGCCTCTCCCACCCCGACACCGTGACCAAGGAGAAGACGAAGAAGGCCGCCGAGAAGGCGATCGCGGAGGAGAAGAAGTCCGAGAAGAAGTCGGGCAAGTAG
- a CDS encoding glycine betaine ABC transporter substrate-binding protein, producing MPFTTRTRRAAPALICALLLLVSACGASNSQSESSGAGSGKGEAITIGQFSWTAAAVQTEILKLVAEQHPELGVGSVESKQLDPAPGWIGMQRGDIDVMPEVNLPNQQPFVDKAKKEASLVSKTYGGATQGWFVPKYLVSKGGAADGLTSVDQLKDKKWADAVGSQLYDADAGWVTTKQNDKRIKAFNLAITHKPSSEAAVLAQIQRAYQRKEPVLVYLYHPHWVFQKYDLVQLKEPEPYRSGCFEGSGDDCAIPTLSAHVGARKDLKDRAPKYYAMLQKFSISLTDVEKLLARQQNSDASPEQIAKDWVAANQSTIDSWIK from the coding sequence ATGCCCTTCACCACCCGTACCAGACGCGCCGCGCCGGCGCTCATCTGCGCACTGCTTCTCCTGGTGTCGGCCTGCGGGGCCAGCAATTCGCAGTCCGAGTCCTCGGGCGCCGGTTCCGGCAAGGGGGAGGCGATCACCATCGGCCAGTTCTCCTGGACGGCCGCCGCAGTCCAGACCGAGATCCTCAAGCTCGTCGCCGAGCAGCATCCCGAACTGGGCGTCGGATCCGTGGAGTCCAAGCAGCTCGACCCCGCTCCCGGCTGGATCGGCATGCAGCGCGGCGACATCGACGTGATGCCCGAGGTGAACCTGCCCAACCAGCAGCCCTTCGTCGACAAGGCGAAGAAGGAGGCGAGCCTGGTGAGCAAGACCTACGGCGGGGCCACCCAGGGCTGGTTCGTGCCGAAATATCTGGTGAGCAAGGGCGGTGCCGCCGACGGCCTGACCAGCGTCGACCAGCTCAAGGACAAGAAGTGGGCCGACGCCGTCGGCAGTCAGCTCTACGACGCCGACGCCGGCTGGGTCACCACCAAGCAGAATGACAAGCGCATCAAGGCCTTCAACCTGGCGATCACCCACAAGCCCTCCAGCGAGGCCGCGGTGCTCGCCCAGATCCAGCGCGCCTACCAGCGCAAGGAGCCGGTGCTGGTGTACCTCTACCACCCGCACTGGGTGTTCCAGAAGTACGACCTGGTGCAGCTCAAGGAGCCCGAACCCTACCGATCCGGCTGTTTCGAGGGTTCCGGCGATGACTGCGCCATCCCGACTCTGAGCGCCCACGTCGGAGCCCGCAAGGATCTGAAGGATAGGGCGCCGAAGTACTACGCGATGCTCCAGAAGTTCTCCATCAGCCTCACCGATGTCGAGAAGCTGCTGGCCCGTCAGCAGAACTCCGACGCCTCGCCCGAGCAGATCGCCAAGGACTGGGTGGCCGCCAACCAGTCGACCATCGACTCCTGGATCAAGTAG
- a CDS encoding DUF1707 SHOCT-like domain-containing protein, with amino-acid sequence MIEPSPEDRHLDMRVGDMDRTRVAELLDEAYADGRLDREEHDERAASAITARTFGDLAVLTRDLDPAAVSPRASASSAMVPATSRVPVVAGPPDDRIVTIMGDVTRGAGHTLAARTEIVSGLGDVKLDLTSMSLAAHDVVIEIRSVMGDIKIMVPEGMRVIDQTGRFLGDSKFDGLVPSGPDDPTVTLTGFLALGDVKVYGPEHVSFAKKLRKWFG; translated from the coding sequence ATGATCGAGCCATCTCCCGAGGACCGTCACCTGGACATGCGTGTCGGCGACATGGACCGCACCCGGGTCGCCGAGCTGCTCGACGAGGCCTACGCCGACGGTCGTCTCGACCGGGAGGAGCACGACGAGCGCGCCGCCTCGGCGATCACGGCTCGCACCTTCGGGGATCTCGCGGTGCTGACCCGCGATCTCGATCCGGCCGCCGTCTCGCCCCGGGCGTCGGCGTCCTCGGCGATGGTGCCTGCGACCAGCCGGGTGCCGGTGGTCGCCGGACCTCCCGACGACCGCATCGTCACCATCATGGGAGACGTCACCCGTGGTGCCGGCCATACGCTGGCTGCCCGCACCGAGATCGTCTCGGGGCTGGGTGACGTCAAGCTCGACCTCACCTCCATGTCGCTGGCCGCCCACGACGTCGTCATCGAGATCAGGTCGGTGATGGGCGACATCAAGATCATGGTGCCGGAGGGCATGCGGGTGATCGACCAGACCGGACGCTTCCTCGGCGACAGCAAGTTCGACGGGCTGGTGCCCAGCGGCCCCGACGACCCGACCGTGACCCTCACCGGATTCCTCGCTCTGGGCGACGTCAAGGTCTACGGGCCCGAGCACGTCTCCTTCGCCAAGAAGCTCCGCAAGTGGTTCGGCTGA
- a CDS encoding PH domain-containing protein, translating to MAEQRPHWATPIIRGWIVLAAVAVAAVKQLFDGWQSGDSLPPLRALLIVAGIVVAVALIQGTIGFFQWRTTRFRIDDEEVRVDRRFIQHSSDRLALTKIQSVDVVQPLAARIFGLARLHIDIGGSRPKTIEYLTRADAYRFRDFLTTRAHAAGAAVAAGGENPAARGAVPAREHPGGPVAAGSRWQDRRIDEQTVVSVSSRQVVLGTFVSDGFGFSVLMIAVGIAVPIALGIEAVTIPVVLGGLFAAGGVIAKTLVKYWRFTLLSSAGGLKAVHGLTTLTTRTVPVRRVQGIVISQPLLWRLTGLYSVKVTVLGVAGADKDIDAGTLLPMGSADQVRDAVASLWPGFDISACAPMSPVPMGHIPVHARWLRWLDRQTFTWGLDDRVIVAHRGLLRRTTSVVPHSRAQSTRLQQGPLQRRLGLATFSVHVPGGPVRLSCPHLDFHDARRLLLDEMDRCRAARVLELGGETPGPVAPHGS from the coding sequence ATGGCCGAGCAGCGGCCGCACTGGGCCACCCCCATCATCCGCGGCTGGATCGTACTGGCGGCGGTGGCCGTCGCGGCCGTCAAACAGCTCTTCGACGGCTGGCAGTCAGGCGACTCCCTGCCCCCGCTGCGAGCCCTCCTCATCGTCGCCGGGATCGTCGTGGCGGTCGCACTCATCCAGGGCACCATCGGCTTCTTCCAGTGGCGCACCACCCGCTTCCGCATCGACGATGAGGAGGTCCGCGTCGACCGCCGCTTCATCCAGCACAGCTCAGACCGTCTCGCCCTCACCAAGATCCAGTCGGTCGACGTCGTCCAGCCCCTGGCGGCGCGCATCTTCGGGCTCGCCCGACTGCACATCGACATCGGCGGCTCCAGACCCAAGACCATCGAGTACCTGACCCGGGCCGACGCCTACCGCTTCCGCGACTTCCTCACCACCCGCGCCCACGCCGCCGGTGCCGCCGTCGCGGCCGGCGGGGAGAACCCGGCCGCCCGAGGAGCCGTTCCGGCCCGGGAGCATCCCGGCGGTCCGGTCGCCGCCGGCTCGCGATGGCAGGACCGCCGCATTGACGAGCAGACCGTCGTCTCGGTCTCCAGCCGCCAGGTCGTGCTGGGCACCTTCGTCTCCGACGGGTTCGGCTTCTCGGTCCTGATGATCGCCGTCGGCATCGCCGTACCGATCGCTCTGGGTATCGAGGCGGTGACCATCCCGGTCGTTCTCGGCGGCCTCTTCGCCGCCGGAGGGGTCATCGCCAAGACCCTGGTGAAGTACTGGAGGTTCACCCTGCTGAGCTCGGCAGGAGGGCTCAAGGCCGTGCACGGCCTCACCACCCTCACCACCCGCACCGTCCCGGTACGGCGGGTTCAGGGAATCGTCATCTCCCAGCCTCTCCTGTGGCGTCTCACCGGCCTCTACTCGGTCAAGGTGACGGTGCTCGGGGTGGCCGGTGCCGACAAGGACATCGACGCCGGCACCCTGCTACCGATGGGCTCGGCCGATCAGGTGCGCGACGCCGTGGCCAGTCTGTGGCCGGGCTTCGACATCTCCGCCTGCGCACCGATGAGCCCCGTGCCGATGGGACACATCCCCGTCCACGCACGGTGGCTCCGCTGGCTGGACCGGCAGACCTTCACCTGGGGCCTGGACGATCGCGTCATCGTCGCCCACCGGGGCCTGTTGCGCCGCACCACCTCCGTCGTTCCCCATTCCCGGGCCCAGTCGACCAGGCTGCAGCAGGGGCCTCTGCAACGGCGTCTGGGACTGGCCACTTTCTCCGTCCACGTCCCCGGCGGTCCGGTCCGCCTCAGCTGCCCCCACCTGGACTTCCACGACGCCCGCCGGCTGCTGCTCGACGAGATGGACCGATGCCGCGCCGCACGGGTTCTGGAGCTCGGCGGGGAGACTCCCGGACCGGTAGCGCCGCACGGGAGTTGA